A window of Mercenaria mercenaria strain notata chromosome 16, MADL_Memer_1, whole genome shotgun sequence contains these coding sequences:
- the LOC123540831 gene encoding zinc finger protein 726-like isoform X2 — MSCMQIMETEPGISEHNFQCKVCKRLLMNSDQLTQHMVSHTGEHTYKCEICKKSYMSESLLEDHKRVHTGERPFECGICRKTFLVSRSLERHMLTHSMVHPNKCEICNKSFKSVDYFKSHVQAHINGCPFKCEICGKKFNMRANLDKHKLVHSGECAYKCGLCGRSFMQASILKKHLYTHANERLFECDICKKMFTKSGNSKSHQLVQSDEKAYKCEGCSKIHVDKNLKNHIAVTHTECEVCHKSFTRKHSLKRHRRMHTGERPYKCEMCSKCFIEVGALNLHIQRMHTDYKPHECEACRKCFIDSATLRRHMRIHTGEHAYICEICNKSFPYSFSLNRHRLVHTGYKPYECGTCGKHFKESRNLRKHVQFFH, encoded by the exons AT GTCGTGCATGCAAATTATGGAAACAGAACCTGGCATTAGTGAACATAATTTTCAGTGTAAAGTATGCAAAAGACTACTAATGAATTCAGATCAGCTTACACAGCACATGGTTAGTCATACTGGAGAGCATACATACAAGTGTGAAATTTGTAAGAAAAGTTACATGTCAGAATCACTTCTAGAGGACCACAAGCGTGTTCATACTGGAGAACGACCTTTTGAGTGTGGAATATGTCGGAAAACATTTCTGGTATCTCGGAGTTTAGAAAGGCACATGCTTACACATTCTATGGTGCATCCAAATAAGTGTGAAATTTGCAATAAATCTTTCAAGAGTGTGGATTATTTTAAGAGTCATGTTCAAGCTCATATTAATGGATGTCCTTTTAAGTGTGAAATATGTGGTAAGAAATTTAATATGAGAGCCAATTTAGACAAACACAAACTCGTTCATTCAGGTGAATGTGCTTACAAATGTGGACTATGTGGTAGGTCTTTCATGCAGGCTtccattttaaagaaacatttgtaTACTCATGCCAATGAGCGACTGTTTGAATGTGACATATGCAAGAAAATGTTCACTAAGAGTGGTAATTCAAAAAGTCACCAACTTGTTCAATCAGATGAAAAAGCTTACAAGTGTGAAGGATGTAGTAAAATACATGTAGATAAGAACTTGAAAAATCATATAGCGGTTACACATACTGAATGTGAAGTATGTCATAAGTCATTCACCCGGAAACACAGTTTGAAGAGACATAGGCGTATGCATACGGGTGAACGCCCATACAAGTGTGAAATGTGCAGTAAATGTTTCATAGAGGTTGGAGCACTGAATCTTCATATTCAACGGATGCACACAGATTACAAACCACATGAATGTGAAGCGTGCCGGAAATGTTTTATAGATTCTGCAACCTTAAGGAGACACATGCGTATACATACAGGTGAACATGCATATATAtgtgaaatatgtaataaatcTTTCCcatattctttttcattaaatagGCATAGGCTTGTCCATACAGGCTACAAACCTTATGAGTGCGGAACATGTGGAAAACACTTCAAGGAATCGAGAAATCTAAGGAAACACGTGCAGTTTTTTCATTGA
- the LOC123540831 gene encoding zinc finger protein 726-like isoform X1: MSGSCMNTEEHCIKARNISNIQISMNDFTNMDYSRSCMQIMETEPGISEHNFQCKVCKRLLMNSDQLTQHMVSHTGEHTYKCEICKKSYMSESLLEDHKRVHTGERPFECGICRKTFLVSRSLERHMLTHSMVHPNKCEICNKSFKSVDYFKSHVQAHINGCPFKCEICGKKFNMRANLDKHKLVHSGECAYKCGLCGRSFMQASILKKHLYTHANERLFECDICKKMFTKSGNSKSHQLVQSDEKAYKCEGCSKIHVDKNLKNHIAVTHTECEVCHKSFTRKHSLKRHRRMHTGERPYKCEMCSKCFIEVGALNLHIQRMHTDYKPHECEACRKCFIDSATLRRHMRIHTGEHAYICEICNKSFPYSFSLNRHRLVHTGYKPYECGTCGKHFKESRNLRKHVQFFH, encoded by the exons ATGTCTGGTTCTTGCATGAACACTGAAGAACATTGTATAAAGGCAAGAAATATTTCCAACATTCAGATATCTATGAATGACTTTACAAATATGGATTATTCAAG GTCGTGCATGCAAATTATGGAAACAGAACCTGGCATTAGTGAACATAATTTTCAGTGTAAAGTATGCAAAAGACTACTAATGAATTCAGATCAGCTTACACAGCACATGGTTAGTCATACTGGAGAGCATACATACAAGTGTGAAATTTGTAAGAAAAGTTACATGTCAGAATCACTTCTAGAGGACCACAAGCGTGTTCATACTGGAGAACGACCTTTTGAGTGTGGAATATGTCGGAAAACATTTCTGGTATCTCGGAGTTTAGAAAGGCACATGCTTACACATTCTATGGTGCATCCAAATAAGTGTGAAATTTGCAATAAATCTTTCAAGAGTGTGGATTATTTTAAGAGTCATGTTCAAGCTCATATTAATGGATGTCCTTTTAAGTGTGAAATATGTGGTAAGAAATTTAATATGAGAGCCAATTTAGACAAACACAAACTCGTTCATTCAGGTGAATGTGCTTACAAATGTGGACTATGTGGTAGGTCTTTCATGCAGGCTtccattttaaagaaacatttgtaTACTCATGCCAATGAGCGACTGTTTGAATGTGACATATGCAAGAAAATGTTCACTAAGAGTGGTAATTCAAAAAGTCACCAACTTGTTCAATCAGATGAAAAAGCTTACAAGTGTGAAGGATGTAGTAAAATACATGTAGATAAGAACTTGAAAAATCATATAGCGGTTACACATACTGAATGTGAAGTATGTCATAAGTCATTCACCCGGAAACACAGTTTGAAGAGACATAGGCGTATGCATACGGGTGAACGCCCATACAAGTGTGAAATGTGCAGTAAATGTTTCATAGAGGTTGGAGCACTGAATCTTCATATTCAACGGATGCACACAGATTACAAACCACATGAATGTGAAGCGTGCCGGAAATGTTTTATAGATTCTGCAACCTTAAGGAGACACATGCGTATACATACAGGTGAACATGCATATATAtgtgaaatatgtaataaatcTTTCCcatattctttttcattaaatagGCATAGGCTTGTCCATACAGGCTACAAACCTTATGAGTGCGGAACATGTGGAAAACACTTCAAGGAATCGAGAAATCTAAGGAAACACGTGCAGTTTTTTCATTGA